Part of the Magnetococcales bacterium genome is shown below.
AGTTCAAGGATGGGGGGATGAGGCCCCCCCTTGCCCCCCGCGGTCCGCCGCGATAAATCCGTTGGGTGCGGTTGGCGGTTTCGGGGATTTCATTTGATGCGGCGGACCGCTTACGGCAACGGACTACGGCAACGGACCACACCTCGGGGCTCCGCCCCGAACCCCGCCGGGGGGGATAATCCCCCCCGGACCCCCATATGAATATCAAGGAGACGCATGAACGCCAAACCATCCATCCACTGGGAAGAACGCGGTCACGGTTCCCCCCTGCTCTGTCTCGCCGGATTCGGCAACGCCCACTGGGTCTTCGACCACCTCGCGGAACACCTGGGCAACCATTTCCGCCTGATTCTGCCCGACAACCGGGGCATGGGCCGCTCCCCCCCCGCGCTGCTGCCCTACGAACTCCACGACCTGGCCAACGACAGCCTGGCCCTGATGAATCACCTGGGCCACAAACGCTTCGCCGTGATGGGCCTGAGCATGGGCGGCTTCATCGCCCAACTGCTGACCCTCGCCGCCCCGGACCAGGTGGAACGACTGCTGCTGCTCTGCACCTCCTCGGGCGGCGCCGACTTCCGGGAGATCTTCCCCATGCCCAGCGCCAACCAGGTGCAAAGCCTCTACCAACTCAACCCGGAAGAACAGGTGCGGGCCGCCCTCTCCCCACTGGTGATGCCCATCCTGCCACGCTATCCCGAGGTCTTCGACTATTTGATGCAGCAACGCACCCGGGCCGCCGAAAAACCCGATCAGATCCTGCTGCAGTTTCTGGCCGTGGCCCACTTCATGGAACAAACCCTGCCCCTGGAGACCATTCGCTGCCCCACCCTGCTGTTGAGCGGGGACCAGGATCCGATCGTGCCACCGGCCAACACGCATCGCCTCGGCGAACGCCTGCCCAACGCCCGCATACACATCTTCGAGGAGACGGATCACCTCTTTTTCCTGGAAAAAACCGCCGAAGTGGCCACCGTCATCACCGGGTTTCTCACGGCTCCGGCCATGGGGAATGCTGCAATCCTCTGACAGGTTTGCCAAACCCTTTCCCCGGCGCCCCGAGCTGAGGCAAAATGGAGGTTGAATTCCTCTCGTTTCCCAATACCGAAAGGTCAACTCCGCCATGGAAATTCCCTTCAAGGCAGCCGGCGCGGATCAGCCCGAACCCACCCCGAAACCCCGTCCGGGGCCGATTCTGTTGGCCGGCGCGCTGGGCGGGCTCTTTCTGGCCATCGATATCCTGCTGCCCCTCGGCACCGCCGACGGGGTTCTCTTCGTGGGCATGGTGCTGTCCGGCTGGTGGATGCCGGGTCGGAAACGCCCCTTCATCGGGCTGGCCCTGGCCGCCACACTGCTGACCGGGCTGGGCTACCTGCTCTCCCCGCCCGCCGACGTGCCCTCCTGGGTGGTGCTGGTCAATCGCGGCTACGCCCTGCTGGCCATCTGGAGCACCGCCATCCTGCTGGGCATCGCCAAAAACGCCCTTTCCGCCCTGGAAGCGCAGTCCCTGGATCTTTCCAAATTCTCCCTCGCCGTGGCCAACAGCCCCGCTTCGGTGATCATCACCGATTCCAAGGGCCGCATCGAATACGTCAACCCGCGTTTTTGCGAATTGACCGGCTATCAGGCGGCGGAAGTTGTCGGCCAAAAGCCAAGCCTGCTCAAATCCGGCCGGCAGGCCGATATCCTCTACGCCCGACTGTGGCAATCGATCACCGCCGGCAATATCTGGCGCGGCCACCTGCTCAATCGCAAGAAATCGGGAGACCTTTACTGGGCCGCAGTCTCCATCGGACCCGTGGTGGACAAGCGGGGTCGCATCCGTCACTACATCGGGGTGCAGGAGGATATCACCCAGGCGCGTGAGGCGGAACGCAAACTGGCCCATGCCAACCGCAGCCTGCGCACCCGCTACCGTTTCGCCGAAATCCTCTCCGACACCGGGGAAGAGAAGACGATTCTGGGGCAACTCTGCCGGGTGCTGGTGGAAAATGCCGGTTATCGCCTGGCCTGGGTGGGCTTCGCCGAGCCGGACGGCGACAACCGGGTGATTCCCGTGGCCCACTGCGGCTTCGATGAGGGCTATCTGAACCAGTTGAATCTCACCTGGGCGGAACACACCCCTCGTGGCCAGGGCCCCACGGGTCGGGCCATCCGCAGCGGTCAGCCGTGCGTGATGCGCGATCTGGAAACCACACCCGAATTCGCCCCCTGGCGGGAAGAGGCCCGGCGGCGCGGCTACGCCTCCAGCGTCGCCCTGCCCCTGAAGCATCAGGGGCGGGTCTTCGGCACCCTCAACCTCTACGCCAGCCACAACGACGCCTTCGACGGCAACGAAATCGAACTGCTCGTGGAACTGGCCGATCGCATGGCCGAAGGCATTCAACGCCTGCGGGAAAAGGAGCTGCATCAACAAACCCGCAACGCCATGGAGGCCAGCGAACGGCGCTTTCGCGCCCTCTTCGAAACCATGACCAGCGGGGTGGCCATCTACGAAGCCATTGACGACGGCGCGGATTTCATCGTCAAGGATATGAATCAGGCGGGAAAACGCATCAGCGCCTGCCAGGATCGCAACGTCATCGGCATGCGGGCCACCGAGGC
Proteins encoded:
- a CDS encoding PAS domain S-box protein — its product is MEIPFKAAGADQPEPTPKPRPGPILLAGALGGLFLAIDILLPLGTADGVLFVGMVLSGWWMPGRKRPFIGLALAATLLTGLGYLLSPPADVPSWVVLVNRGYALLAIWSTAILLGIAKNALSALEAQSLDLSKFSLAVANSPASVIITDSKGRIEYVNPRFCELTGYQAAEVVGQKPSLLKSGRQADILYARLWQSITAGNIWRGHLLNRKKSGDLYWAAVSIGPVVDKRGRIRHYIGVQEDITQAREAERKLAHANRSLRTRYRFAEILSDTGEEKTILGQLCRVLVENAGYRLAWVGFAEPDGDNRVIPVAHCGFDEGYLNQLNLTWAEHTPRGQGPTGRAIRSGQPCVMRDLETTPEFAPWREEARRRGYASSVALPLKHQGRVFGTLNLYASHNDAFDGNEIELLVELADRMAEGIQRLREKELHQQTRNAMEASERRFRALFETMTSGVAIYEAIDDGADFIVKDMNQAGKRISACQDRNVIGMRATEAFPAIRQFGLFAVFQEVYHTGKAAFHPITYYQDAHHRGWLENIVYRLDTGEVVAVYDDLTEKRQAEEHLRLAQTSLENTSDMVFWVRPDGTFFRVNQSACDGLGYRPEELVSLTASDLNPAHPPAVWREHWAELREKGHLVFEALLKRKEAPPLPVEINANYLEFENQEFNLAIVRDIHVRKEAELALQASEQLLRDLYDNAPVPFLSLAAADGRILRANKAADALFGYQAE
- a CDS encoding alpha/beta fold hydrolase, translating into MNAKPSIHWEERGHGSPLLCLAGFGNAHWVFDHLAEHLGNHFRLILPDNRGMGRSPPALLPYELHDLANDSLALMNHLGHKRFAVMGLSMGGFIAQLLTLAAPDQVERLLLLCTSSGGADFREIFPMPSANQVQSLYQLNPEEQVRAALSPLVMPILPRYPEVFDYLMQQRTRAAEKPDQILLQFLAVAHFMEQTLPLETIRCPTLLLSGDQDPIVPPANTHRLGERLPNARIHIFEETDHLFFLEKTAEVATVITGFLTAPAMGNAAIL